In Rhizophagus irregularis chromosome 19, complete sequence, the following are encoded in one genomic region:
- a CDS encoding Cytosolic iron-sulfur assembly component 2B yields the protein MPELINANPTIYTPSKKSHRVITPEEEDENIEDKIDSREVFDLIRSISDPEHPLTLEELNVTQLEHVTVDDNNDRIVIEFTPTIPHCSMATLIGLCIRVRLLRSLPERFKVDINVRKGTHQSEQAVNKQLNDKERVAAALENTHLLEVVNQCLTTANARGNIDK from the exons ATGCCAGAACTTATTAATGCAAACCCAACGATTTATACTCCTTCAAAAAAATCTCATAGAGTTATAACGCCTGAAGAAGAAGAcgaaaatattgaagataaAATTGACTCTCGAGAAGTATTTG ATTTAATAAGATCAATATCAGATCCTGAACATCCACTTACTCTTGAAGAATTAAATGTAACACAACTCGAGCATGTTACagttgatgataataatgatcgTATCGTAATTGAATTTACTCCTACTATACCACATTGCTCTATGGCTACTCTTATTGGTTTATGTATTCGTGTTAGATTGCTTCGTTCTTTGCCTGAACGTTTCAAAGTTGATATTAATGTTAGGAAAGGAACTCATCAATCTGAACAAGCTG ttaataaacAGTTGAATGACAAAGAGCGTGTTGCTGCTGCTCTCGAAAATACTCATTTACTTGAAGTCGTAAATCAATGTTTAACAACCGCTAATGCTCGTGGTAacattgataaataa